The Daucus carota subsp. sativus chromosome 7, DH1 v3.0, whole genome shotgun sequence genome window below encodes:
- the LOC108196617 gene encoding protein neprosin: protein MKMELLNCMVLLILLLLLPTNFSAARTSLTDLQVHNRLKTLNKSPIKSIKSPDGDMIDCIHLSHQPAFDHPQFQNHKIQLRPNFHPEGLFADEKVKSTKSSEGSEPVKQLWHLNGECPEGTIPVRRTKKEDVLRASSIKNYGKKKKNLNILRPSSAQPQPDLITQNGHQHAIAYVDEDKYFGAKATMNVWEPKIQQPNEFSLSQIWVLGGSFDGDLNSIEAGWQVSPDLYGDNNTRLFTYWTSDAYEATGCYNLLCSGFIQINNRIAMGASIFPVSRYHGSQYDISILLWKDPNEGNWWMQFGNSNQVIGYWPAYLFSNLADGATLVEWGGEVVNSASDGQHTTTQMGSGHFPGEGFSKASYFRNLQVVDGSNQLRVPKDVKTFTEQSNCYNVQTGKNGQWGTYFYYGGPGRNPKCP from the exons ATGAAGATGGAGTTGCTTAATTGCATggtgcttttgatcttgttgctTCTTTTACCAACCAATTTTTCAGCTGCTAGGACTTCACTCACTGATCTTCAAGTTCACAATCGTCTGAAAACTTTGAACAAGTCTCCCATCAAGTCCATCAAG AGCCCAGATGGAGATATGATTGATTGTATTCATCTCTCTCACCAACCAGCTTTTGATCATCCGCAATTCCAAAATCATAAAATCCAG TTGAGGCCAAATTTTCATCCAGAAGGGCTATTTGCTGATGAAAAGGTTAAATCTACGAAGTCGAGTGAAGGATCGGAACCAGTTAAACAATTGTGGCATTTAAATGGAGAGTGTCCAGAAGGAACAATCCCGGTGAGAAGGACAAAGAAAGAAGATGTTCTCAGAGCTAGCTCTATCAAGAATTatggaaaaaagaagaagaatctTAACATTCTTCGCCCCAGTTCAGCTCAACCTCAACCTGACCTCATCACTCAAAATGGACACCAG CATGCAATTGCTTATGTTGACGAGGACAAGTATTTCGGAGCAAAGGCAACTATGAATGTCTGGGAACCTAAAATACAACAGCCGAATGAATTTAGCCTTTCTCAGATTTGGGTTTTAGGAGGTTCGTTTGATGGAGATCTTAATAGCATTGAAGCTGGTTGGCAg GTCAGTCCAGATCTGTACGGGGACAATAACACCAGACTCTTCACCTATTGGACA AGTGATGCTTATGAAGCCACAGGATGCTACAATTTGCTATGCTCAGGCTTCATTCAAATTAACAATCGGATAGCGATGGGGGCTAGCATATTCCCGGTTTCCAGATATCATGGTTCTCAATATGATATCAGTATACTACTTTGGAAG GATCCTAATGAGGGTAATTGGTGGATGCAATTTGGGAATAGTAATCAAGTCATAGGTTACTGGCCAGCCTATCTGTTCTCAAATTTAGCAGATGGCGCCACATTAGTCGAGTGGGGTGGGGAAGTGGTGAATTCGGCATCAGATGGCCAGCACACTACTACACAAATGGGAAGCGGTCATTTTCCTGGGGAAGGATTTAGTAAGGCTAGTTACTTCAGAAATCTTCAAGTAGTTGATGGTTCTAACCAACTAAGGGTTCCTAAAGATGTCAAAACTTTCACTGAGCAGTCTAATTGCTATAACGTCCAAACCGGCAAGAATGGACAATGGGGTACCTACTTTTACTATGGGGGACCTGGAAGAAACCCCAAGTGTCCGTGA
- the LOC108196827 gene encoding protein SOSEKI 1, translated as MEAHGRREVRRVHIIYFISRRGRIDHPHLLRVHQFCGNGVRLRDIKRWLSVVRGEDMPESYSWSYKRRYKTGYVWQDSLDEDLITPISDNEYVIKGSEFCSAASDYDDSSVAVNDLDGSSNIEANKSDYQNSEATPRDDGVKQLEDIHEAPDTTPDNDSTQIEETKHLISENEEDDAKKKRFRLNFLKKNKNGKSKKFTSKKPDEMPDSSASKPICPSEKIHAKNARNLFRKMITCGVVDSKDSAIKAVREASR; from the exons ATGGAAGCTCATGGTCGTCGTGAAGTGAGAAGAGTTcacattatttattttatcagcCGGAGAGGTCGGATCGATCATCCTCATCTTCTTCGTGTTCATCAGTTCTGCGGGAATGGAGTTCGACTAAGAG ATATAAAGAGATGGCTATCTGTGGTTCGAGGAGAGGACATGCCCGAATCGTATTCTTGGTCATACAAGAG GAGATATAAAACAGGTTATGTATGGCAAGATTCGCTTGACGAGGATCTCATTACTCCTATCTCTGACAATGAATATGTCATCAAAGGATCCGAATTTTGTTCCGCCGCCTCGGACTACGACG ATAGTTCAGTTGCGGTTAATGACCTCGATGGATCATCTAATATTGAAGCTAACAAGAGCGATTATCAAAATTCTGAAGCTACTCCACGGGATGACGGTGTAAAGCAGTTAGAAGACATTCATGAAGCTCCGGACACAACACCAGACAATGATTCAACGCAGATTGAAGAAACGAAACACTTGATATCAGAAAATGAAGAAGATGACGCGAAGAAGAAACGTTTTCGTCTGAATTTCTTGAAGAAAAATAAGAATGGAAAATCAAAAAAGTTTACCTCGAAGAAACCTGATGAAATGCCAGATTCATCAGCATCAAAACCGATATGCCCTTCCGAGAAGATTCATGCGAAGAACGCAAGGAATTTGTTCCGGAAAATGATCACTTGTGGCGTTGTGGACAGTAAGGATTCTGCAATCAAAGCCGTGCGGGAAGCCTCTCGGTGA